In Pedosphaera parvula Ellin514, the sequence GGTGGCGCGGGTGGAATCACGAAAGGAGAAATGAATCTCCTTACGTCGATTCCTACGCGAGTAAGGATGGTCGTGGGGTGGAAGGGATCGTGGGCCACGTGCGTGGGGACGTTTTTGGGTGATGGGTGGCGAGGGGAAGGTTTGATCCGGCTCACGCCAGATGCTACGCGAGTGAACATGCCTGGCGGTTGGATTGGCATCGCAGGTCGCGTCGGCGTGTAGACTCAATGGGTTTGGTAGAATCTCCGACGAAGTTACAATTCGAGTCCTTCCGGACGGGCACCACTCTCATTCCACCGATTTATTGATTGCTGGCGCGAGGGGGTGGAGTCCCGTGGTCGCGTGCGCGGATTTGGGCAAATTGAGAGTTGAAATCGCTGGCGGTATTTGGGCGCCCACGGAGGTGCGACCCTACCGATTAATTGATTGCTGGCGCATGGTCGGGAATCGTGGATCGCGTTCGCGAGAGAAGCAAATGCTCAGGATGGAGTCGCGGACCTAGTCAGGGAAGCAACGGAGGTCTTTCAGACCGGCATCATTCCTACCGAGTGATTGTTTCTGAAAATGTTCTAAACGGTCCGGCGGCCTTCATCGAGATCGATAAACTCGAACATGGTTTGCACGGTTCCTGGAGCGAGGCCGATTTGGGCCAGACGCTCATTCAGCCGCTGCGTTGCGGAATCGCGCCAGCCGCGCTTGGTCATGTAAGCATTCCAAATCTCGATTCCCTCTTCGGTTGGTTTGTGGCCATGTTGGAACGCCCATTCGAGGAGTTGCTCGTCGCTCCTGTCGTCCTTGAGGGTTTCCGCTTCCAACTTGGCGTAATCGATTTGGAGGAATTTGCAGCAGAGCGAATCAAAGCTGGTCGGCGCTTTTACTCCACGCGATGCCTCCCAGTCCGGCGGCAGTTTGCCGGCCGCTGCAAGCCGCATTTTGTCCAACATGCGCCCGAAGTGAACAATGCCTTTGATTTGATCGAAAGGGCTGCGCAGCCCGGGAATGATCGTTGGATAGGAATTAGCCATGGCTGAATAGAGCATCACCCACCTGCCTTCGCAAGCGACTGCGGCTCAGGGGGGAGTGGGTAGAGCAGGTTGGCGTCGCGGGGCCGAAGGTTTTAGAGAAGACGTGTACCTGGGGCAGGCGTTAATTGATAATGGATAATTGAGAATTGATAACGTGCGGGAATCTTGAGGGAGTGCAATCGTTGATCGCGTCCGCGTGTTGAACCAGGTGGAGTTGGTAGAATCCCTGACGGTGTCACGGAAGCGACGCAGCGCGTTCCCTACCGAGTAATTGATGGCTGGCGCAAATGGGTTGAGTTCCTTGGCCGCGTACGCGGGTTTGGGGCAAATATTAATCCTTTGGATATATCCATGCCGGGCTGCTGCAATTGCCATGGATTGCATCAAGGAGATCTCCAATTGAATCCATTATTTGTTCTGAAATGGCCGTCTGATCAGGATCGTCGCGATATCTAATGTATAAAT encodes:
- a CDS encoding DUF5069 domain-containing protein, with protein sequence MLYSAMANSYPTIIPGLRSPFDQIKGIVHFGRMLDKMRLAAAGKLPPDWEASRGVKAPTSFDSLCCKFLQIDYAKLEAETLKDDRSDEQLLEWAFQHGHKPTEEGIEIWNAYMTKRGWRDSATQRLNERLAQIGLAPGTVQTMFEFIDLDEGRRTV